In one Achromobacter spanius genomic region, the following are encoded:
- a CDS encoding acyl-CoA carboxylase subunit beta has protein sequence MSWDKELQELALRKELAARMGGEAKVRRHREGGKLPVRERIATMVDADSFREVGALTGSGEYDSEGRLTDLTPSNLLIGRAKVEGRPVVVAADDFTVRGGANDGAVGDKLVEAERMAHDLRLPLLRLVDGTGGGGSVRNIEIKGHTLLPKLRMWPLMAQNLATVPVVSLALGSVAGLGAARVAASHYAVMVRETSQLFIAGPPVVARIGQNLEKNELGGSDIHTRNGVVDDEADSEADAFAMARRFLSYLPRSVHELPPRAASPGSAAGDQDWLRNAIPSDPRAVYKMRPIVSALMDEGSFMEIGKRWGRAVIAGLARIDGWPVAVFASDPYHYGGGWDGPAAEKFTRLLDLAETFHLPVVNLVDVPGFQIGLNAEKAGAMRYGVRALTAVAQSTVPWCSIIVRKAFGVAAGGHQSAGRFNFRYAWPSAQWGSLPVEGGLEVAYKAEIEAASDPEAKMREIEARVRGLTSPFRSAEAFVVEDIIDPATTRKVLEEFVEVVMPLREPGPRAFGYRP, from the coding sequence GTGTCCTGGGATAAAGAACTGCAAGAACTGGCGTTGCGCAAGGAGTTGGCGGCGCGCATGGGCGGCGAGGCCAAGGTGCGCCGGCATCGGGAAGGCGGCAAGCTGCCGGTGCGCGAACGTATCGCCACCATGGTCGATGCGGACTCGTTTCGCGAAGTGGGCGCGCTGACGGGCAGCGGCGAGTACGACTCCGAAGGACGCCTGACCGACCTGACGCCGTCCAATCTGCTGATCGGCCGAGCCAAGGTGGAAGGGCGGCCGGTGGTGGTGGCCGCCGATGATTTCACTGTGCGTGGTGGCGCCAACGACGGCGCGGTGGGCGACAAGCTGGTCGAGGCCGAACGCATGGCGCATGATCTGCGCCTGCCGCTGTTGCGATTGGTGGACGGCACGGGCGGCGGCGGGTCGGTGCGCAATATCGAAATCAAGGGCCACACCTTGTTGCCCAAGCTGCGCATGTGGCCCCTGATGGCGCAAAATCTGGCCACCGTGCCGGTGGTGTCGCTGGCCTTGGGCTCGGTGGCGGGCCTGGGCGCGGCGCGCGTGGCCGCCAGCCATTACGCCGTGATGGTGCGCGAGACCTCGCAGCTATTCATCGCCGGGCCGCCGGTCGTGGCGCGCATCGGCCAGAACCTGGAAAAGAATGAACTGGGCGGCAGCGACATCCATACCCGCAATGGCGTGGTGGATGATGAAGCCGATTCGGAAGCGGACGCCTTCGCCATGGCGCGCCGCTTCCTGTCGTATCTGCCACGCTCGGTGCATGAGTTGCCGCCGCGCGCGGCAAGCCCCGGCAGCGCTGCCGGCGACCAGGACTGGCTGCGCAACGCCATCCCCAGCGATCCGCGCGCCGTCTACAAGATGCGGCCCATCGTATCGGCCTTGATGGACGAGGGATCGTTCATGGAAATCGGCAAGCGCTGGGGCAGGGCGGTGATCGCGGGCCTGGCGCGTATCGATGGCTGGCCGGTGGCGGTATTCGCCAGCGACCCCTATCACTACGGCGGCGGCTGGGACGGCCCCGCCGCCGAGAAGTTCACGCGCCTGCTGGACCTGGCCGAAACGTTCCACCTGCCTGTCGTGAACCTGGTGGACGTGCCGGGTTTCCAAATTGGCCTGAATGCCGAGAAGGCCGGCGCCATGCGTTACGGCGTGCGCGCCTTGACCGCCGTGGCGCAGTCCACCGTGCCCTGGTGCTCCATCATCGTGCGGAAAGCCTTTGGCGTGGCGGCGGGCGGCCATCAAAGCGCGGGCCGCTTCAATTTCCGCTATGCCTGGCCATCAGCTCAGTGGGGGTCTTTGCCGGTGGAGGGCGGGCTGGAGGTGGCCTACAAAGCCGAGATCGAAGCGGCGTCAGACCCGGAGGCCAAGATGCGCGAGATCGAAGCCCGCGTGCGCGGCCTGACCTCGCCATTTCGCAGCGCCGAAGCCTTTGTCGTGGAAGACATCATCGACCCCGCCACCACGCGCAAGGTGCTGGAAGAGTTCGTGGAAGTGGTGATGCCCTTGCGCGAACCCGGCCCGCGCGCCTTTGGCTATCGGCCATGA
- a CDS encoding Bug family tripartite tricarboxylate transporter substrate binding protein has translation MTVSTWLAAGAIALSTAAPIAASAADYPNAPVKFVVGFSPGSTIDTVARIVGDALSTRMGQSFVVDNKTGANGMIAARAVAQAKPDGYTILVSNSSSITVNPLLYKDLQYDPLKDFAPVTTVVSVPFILTINAENPRVAGVTDVKSLVALAKSKPNTISYGSAGNGNLMHLAGAQLAAMSDVQMLHVPYRGAAPMEAGLLSKEVDFGFDTLSGVPLIKAGKLRALAVSTAKRWHDLPDVPAVAELGYPDFDISFWVGIFAPAGTPPDVVDRLNREIAAVAKDPAVRARLAAQGNPSTQSPQAFRQKIADELKQNEALIKRANIKID, from the coding sequence ATGACCGTTTCAACATGGCTGGCAGCAGGTGCGATCGCGTTATCCACGGCCGCGCCGATTGCGGCAAGCGCCGCGGACTATCCCAATGCCCCAGTGAAGTTCGTTGTGGGCTTCAGCCCCGGCAGCACCATCGACACCGTGGCGCGCATCGTCGGTGACGCGCTGTCCACCCGCATGGGGCAGTCGTTCGTGGTGGACAACAAGACCGGCGCCAACGGCATGATCGCCGCGCGCGCCGTGGCGCAGGCCAAGCCGGACGGCTACACCATCCTGGTCAGCAATTCCAGTTCCATCACCGTCAACCCCTTGCTCTACAAGGATCTGCAATACGACCCCTTGAAGGATTTCGCACCGGTAACGACCGTGGTGTCGGTGCCCTTCATCCTGACCATCAACGCCGAGAACCCGCGCGTGGCGGGCGTGACCGACGTCAAGTCGCTGGTTGCGCTAGCCAAGAGCAAGCCCAACACCATCAGCTATGGCTCGGCCGGCAACGGCAACCTGATGCATCTGGCCGGCGCGCAGCTTGCCGCCATGTCCGATGTGCAGATGCTGCATGTGCCGTACCGGGGCGCGGCGCCGATGGAGGCAGGCTTGCTGTCCAAGGAAGTCGACTTCGGTTTCGACACCTTGTCGGGCGTGCCGCTCATCAAGGCCGGCAAGCTGCGCGCGCTGGCCGTGTCCACCGCCAAGCGCTGGCACGACCTGCCGGACGTGCCCGCCGTGGCCGAGCTGGGCTATCCGGATTTCGACATCTCGTTCTGGGTGGGCATCTTTGCGCCGGCCGGCACGCCGCCCGACGTGGTGGACCGCTTGAACCGCGAGATCGCGGCGGTGGCCAAGGACCCCGCCGTGCGCGCGCGGCTGGCGGCGCAGGGCAATCCGTCCACGCAGTCTCCGCAGGCTTTCCGGCAGAAGATCGCCGACGAGCTCAAGCAGAACGAAGCGCTGATCAAGCGCGCCAACATCAAGATTGATTGA
- a CDS encoding Bug family tripartite tricarboxylate transporter substrate binding protein, whose product MQRNWLCALACATTLFAGTAVADSYPSKPVTMVVPYPAGGATDVVARAVAEKLTQAWGQSVIVENRAGAGTTIGASSVARAKGDGYTLFMTTSAHTISGHLYSKLNYDPVNDFRPITLVTKVPLVLVVNPDIPVKTLPEFLAYLKENSASVNFASPGNGTAQHLSGELFKIATQSRITHVPYRGDAPAFTDLAGGQVQMMLATITSALPLIESGKLRALAVANGKRVQALRDVPTLAEAGMPGFEAATWFGLLAPASLPQAQAQRIYEDVSKIVATPAMQTRIEAMGGDVVNSTPQAFATFMAQEQKKWGQAVKASGAVAQQ is encoded by the coding sequence ATGCAACGCAATTGGTTGTGCGCCCTGGCATGTGCCACGACGCTGTTCGCGGGAACGGCAGTCGCCGATTCCTATCCGTCCAAACCCGTGACGATGGTGGTGCCGTACCCCGCGGGCGGGGCCACCGACGTGGTGGCGCGCGCCGTGGCGGAAAAACTCACGCAGGCCTGGGGCCAGAGCGTCATCGTGGAAAACCGCGCGGGCGCGGGCACCACCATCGGCGCCAGTTCGGTAGCGCGCGCCAAGGGCGATGGCTACACGCTCTTCATGACCACGTCCGCCCATACCATCAGCGGCCACCTGTACAGCAAACTGAACTACGACCCCGTCAACGACTTCAGGCCCATCACCTTGGTGACCAAGGTGCCGCTGGTGCTGGTGGTCAACCCCGATATTCCGGTCAAGACGCTGCCCGAATTTCTGGCGTACCTGAAAGAGAACAGCGCGTCGGTCAACTTCGCATCGCCCGGCAATGGCACGGCGCAGCACCTTAGCGGTGAACTGTTCAAGATCGCCACGCAATCGCGCATCACGCACGTGCCGTACCGAGGCGATGCACCGGCCTTCACGGACCTGGCGGGCGGGCAGGTGCAGATGATGCTGGCCACGATCACGTCGGCCTTGCCCTTGATCGAATCCGGCAAGCTGCGGGCGCTTGCCGTTGCCAACGGCAAGCGGGTGCAGGCGCTGCGCGACGTGCCGACCCTCGCGGAAGCCGGCATGCCCGGCTTCGAGGCGGCCACCTGGTTCGGCCTGTTGGCGCCGGCATCGCTGCCGCAGGCCCAGGCGCAACGCATCTATGAAGACGTATCCAAGATCGTCGCCACGCCCGCCATGCAAACGCGCATCGAGGCCATGGGTGGCGACGTGGTGAACAGCACACCGCAGGCGTTCGCCACGTTCATGGCGCAGGAACAGAAGAAGTGGGGCCAGGCCGTCAAGGCGTCTGGCGCCGTCGCCCAGCAGTAA
- a CDS encoding aldehyde dehydrogenase — protein MSESSETLKSMLIGGEWIAQGDAAFASVNPANGAHNYLISAASDAQVDQAVEAAWQAQRQPAWRDMLPHQRAAILRRIADGMEQHADLLARLQMIENGKVWAECKTQVASAAATFRYYAGVCETLGAEVTPARGNYLSMTHYDPYGVVVAITPWNSPLTMEAQKVAPALAAGNAVILKPSEVTSSPALALGRIALEAGLPPGILNVVTGLGSTVGRRLVEHPGVRMVSFTGGTASGRAIAHAAAEKLMPVALELGGKSPHIVFDDADQDAAIAGVIGGIFEGSGQSCVAGSRLYVHRSIAESFIAKLVARAGQLKVDLPDAAGAQMGPIASFAHREKIEGMVDAAKRDGAEVLLGGQRPDGAALEAGAFYRPTILGGLARDAHVVREEIFGPVLCALTFDDEDDLVEQANDSVYGLASGIWTADYRRAWRVAKRLEAGSVWINTYKQLSISTPFGGFKQSGIGREKGVSGLRLYQQSKGIYFGM, from the coding sequence ATGTCCGAATCCTCGGAAACCCTTAAATCCATGCTGATTGGCGGTGAATGGATCGCCCAGGGCGATGCCGCATTCGCGTCGGTCAACCCGGCCAACGGCGCCCACAACTACCTGATCAGCGCGGCCTCCGATGCACAGGTGGACCAGGCCGTGGAAGCGGCCTGGCAAGCCCAGCGCCAGCCCGCCTGGCGCGACATGCTGCCGCACCAGCGCGCGGCGATCCTGCGCCGCATTGCCGACGGCATGGAACAACACGCGGACCTGCTGGCGCGTTTGCAGATGATTGAAAACGGCAAGGTCTGGGCCGAATGCAAGACGCAGGTGGCCAGCGCCGCGGCCACCTTCCGCTACTACGCGGGCGTGTGCGAAACCTTGGGCGCTGAAGTCACGCCAGCGCGCGGCAACTACCTGTCCATGACGCACTACGACCCGTATGGCGTGGTGGTGGCGATCACGCCGTGGAACTCACCGCTGACGATGGAAGCGCAGAAGGTGGCGCCCGCGCTGGCGGCCGGCAACGCCGTCATCCTCAAACCTTCCGAAGTGACGTCCTCGCCCGCGCTGGCGCTGGGCCGCATCGCCCTGGAAGCGGGCTTGCCGCCGGGCATTCTCAACGTGGTCACGGGCCTGGGGTCCACGGTGGGCCGCCGCCTGGTCGAACATCCCGGCGTGCGCATGGTGTCCTTCACGGGCGGCACCGCCAGCGGCCGGGCCATTGCCCACGCCGCCGCCGAAAAGCTGATGCCGGTGGCGCTGGAGCTGGGCGGCAAGTCGCCGCACATCGTGTTTGATGACGCCGATCAAGACGCCGCGATAGCCGGCGTGATCGGCGGCATTTTTGAAGGCAGCGGGCAGTCTTGCGTGGCGGGTTCGCGCTTGTATGTTCATCGGAGCATCGCGGAATCCTTTATCGCAAAACTGGTGGCGCGCGCGGGTCAGCTGAAGGTGGACCTGCCCGATGCCGCTGGCGCGCAGATGGGTCCGATCGCATCATTTGCCCATCGCGAAAAGATCGAAGGCATGGTCGACGCCGCCAAGCGCGATGGCGCAGAAGTGCTGCTGGGCGGACAGCGACCGGACGGCGCCGCGCTTGAAGCCGGCGCGTTCTACCGCCCCACCATCCTGGGCGGACTGGCGCGCGACGCGCACGTGGTGCGCGAAGAAATCTTTGGCCCCGTGCTGTGCGCGCTGACCTTCGACGACGAAGACGATCTGGTCGAGCAGGCCAACGACAGCGTCTACGGTCTGGCCTCCGGCATCTGGACGGCGGACTACCGCCGCGCCTGGCGCGTGGCCAAGCGCCTGGAAGCAGGCAGCGTCTGGATCAACACCTACAAGCAGCTTTCCATTTCCACGCCTTTCGGCGGCTTCAAGCAAAGCGGCATTGGCCGCGAAAAAGGCGTGAGCGGGCTGCGCCTGTACCAGCAATCCAAGGGCATCTACTTCGGCATGTAG
- a CDS encoding NAD(P)-dependent oxidoreductase: protein MSEFQRAGFIGLGVMGEPICRNLATKGGLPVLGCDTDPAPLQRLASHGVVAATTTQIMRECDVVFLSLPSGEIVAQLARAADGLLAHARQGQLIVDLSTSPVDVTRELAAEFAAKGATFMDGPVARTRAAAEAGTLSVMIGGDEATFARIKPLVSTFANEITYCGPVGSGQVVKILNNMVLFETVVALSEARAIARRSGVDPQVLLETFTRGSADSFALRNHGLKAILPGEFPEKAFPVDYARKDLRYALALAEQTGVEALGARNVDHWFDAAMAQGHGNRYFPVISRVIDPDPGTTA, encoded by the coding sequence ATGTCTGAATTTCAACGAGCCGGCTTCATCGGCCTGGGCGTCATGGGCGAACCCATCTGCCGCAACCTGGCCACCAAGGGCGGGCTGCCCGTGCTGGGCTGCGATACCGACCCCGCGCCCTTGCAGCGCCTGGCTTCGCATGGCGTGGTAGCCGCGACCACCACGCAGATCATGCGCGAATGCGACGTGGTGTTCCTGTCGTTGCCATCCGGCGAAATCGTGGCGCAGCTTGCGCGCGCGGCGGATGGTTTGCTGGCCCATGCGCGCCAGGGCCAATTGATCGTGGACCTGAGCACCTCGCCGGTGGACGTCACGCGCGAACTCGCCGCCGAATTCGCGGCCAAGGGTGCCACCTTCATGGACGGCCCTGTCGCGCGCACACGTGCCGCCGCCGAAGCCGGCACGCTGTCCGTCATGATCGGCGGCGACGAGGCGACCTTTGCGCGCATCAAGCCGCTGGTATCCACGTTCGCCAACGAGATCACCTATTGCGGCCCGGTGGGCAGTGGCCAGGTCGTGAAGATCCTGAACAACATGGTGTTGTTCGAGACCGTGGTGGCGCTGTCGGAAGCGCGCGCCATTGCACGCCGTTCGGGGGTGGATCCGCAGGTATTGCTGGAGACCTTCACACGCGGTTCGGCCGATAGCTTCGCGTTGCGCAACCACGGCTTAAAGGCTATTCTGCCCGGTGAATTTCCCGAAAAAGCCTTCCCCGTGGACTATGCCCGCAAAGACCTGCGCTACGCGCTGGCACTGGCGGAACAGACCGGCGTAGAGGCACTGGGCGCCCGCAACGTAGACCACTGGTTTGACGCCGCGATGGCCCAGGGCCATGGCAACCGCTATTTCCCGGTCATCAGCCGGGTCATTGATCCGGACCCGGGAACCACCGCCTAA
- a CDS encoding IclR family transcriptional regulator → MSRTPTQDNSSDGVAAVERALTIVGAVAERTEPITLADLSRATGFYKSTLLRLIASLEKAALVVRRADGRYSLGPYAHHLGRAYEATYRLTETILPLLQGLVDKGTESASFHVYHDAHSRVCVLRVDSHHSTLDRIRVGDLLPLDKGAAGKLLTAYLVEGKSPAEVGLMLTSMGERDPNCAAVASPVFGPDGDICGAISLSGPKERYSPAAVKKMAKLVQEAAADATRSLGGRWPSAK, encoded by the coding sequence ATGAGCCGTACCCCTACTCAGGACAATTCCAGTGACGGCGTCGCCGCCGTCGAACGCGCCCTGACGATCGTCGGCGCCGTGGCCGAACGCACCGAGCCCATCACGCTTGCCGACCTTTCCCGAGCCACGGGGTTTTACAAGAGCACGCTCTTGCGGCTCATCGCCTCGCTTGAAAAAGCAGCCCTGGTGGTGCGCCGCGCCGACGGCCGTTATTCATTGGGGCCTTACGCCCACCACCTGGGACGCGCCTACGAAGCCACCTACCGGCTGACGGAAACCATTCTGCCGCTGCTGCAAGGCCTGGTCGACAAGGGCACGGAAAGCGCGTCGTTCCACGTCTATCACGACGCGCATTCCCGCGTGTGCGTGCTGCGCGTCGATTCGCACCATTCCACCCTGGACCGCATTCGCGTGGGCGATTTGCTGCCGCTGGACAAGGGCGCCGCCGGCAAGCTGCTGACGGCCTATCTGGTCGAAGGCAAGTCGCCCGCCGAAGTGGGCCTGATGCTGACATCCATGGGCGAACGCGACCCGAACTGCGCCGCCGTGGCCAGCCCGGTGTTCGGGCCGGACGGCGACATCTGCGGAGCCATCTCGTTGTCGGGTCCCAAGGAACGCTACTCGCCCGCCGCCGTCAAGAAGATGGCCAAGCTGGTGCAGGAAGCCGCGGCCGACGCCACACGGTCCCTGGGCGGACGCTGGCCGTCAGCAAAATAA
- a CDS encoding LysR substrate-binding domain-containing protein: MDFRQLRYFVAVAEELSFSAAARRLHVSQPPLSLQIKALETELGAVLLERDKRNVALTTAGALFLEQARRALGNLDRAAEVVRLASQGEAGEMRIAFTASVPMAEAFPRVVQTFRSSHPAARADLIHMSTGQQLQALADKSIDVGFLRPSLLFCPPPNIQTLDLWTDRLVAVLPAWHALAATQSPLPMAALADEPFILFPRGLGCGLFEHVMVLASRAGFAPRLMQEAREGATIVGLVAAGMGISVLPDTYARTGIPGVVYRSLDTPDATSRLLLAYRRDDAAPLLQRFVDVVRPNAGTAV, from the coding sequence TTGGACTTCCGCCAACTTCGCTATTTTGTTGCCGTGGCCGAGGAGCTGAGCTTCAGCGCCGCCGCGCGGCGCTTGCATGTAAGCCAACCGCCGCTGAGCCTGCAGATCAAGGCCCTGGAAACCGAATTGGGCGCGGTGCTATTGGAACGCGATAAACGCAACGTCGCCCTGACCACGGCGGGGGCCTTGTTCCTGGAACAGGCGCGCCGCGCGCTGGGTAATCTGGACCGTGCCGCCGAAGTGGTGCGGCTGGCTTCTCAAGGCGAGGCCGGTGAAATGCGCATTGCGTTCACGGCCTCGGTGCCCATGGCCGAAGCGTTCCCGCGCGTGGTGCAGACGTTTCGCAGCAGCCATCCCGCCGCCCGCGCCGACCTGATCCATATGTCCACCGGGCAGCAGCTTCAAGCCTTGGCCGACAAGAGCATCGACGTGGGCTTCTTGCGCCCGTCGCTGCTGTTTTGCCCGCCGCCCAACATCCAGACGCTGGACTTGTGGACCGACCGTCTGGTGGCGGTGCTGCCCGCTTGGCATGCGCTGGCCGCCACGCAAAGCCCCTTGCCGATGGCGGCGCTGGCCGACGAGCCCTTCATCCTGTTTCCGCGTGGCCTGGGCTGCGGTTTGTTCGAACACGTGATGGTGCTGGCCAGCCGCGCGGGCTTTGCGCCGCGCCTGATGCAAGAGGCTCGTGAAGGCGCAACGATCGTCGGCCTGGTGGCGGCCGGCATGGGCATTTCGGTGCTGCCCGACACCTATGCGCGCACCGGCATTCCCGGCGTGGTGTATCGCAGCCTGGATACGCCCGACGCCACCAGCCGCCTGCTGCTGGCGTACCGGCGCGATGACGCCGCCCCGTTGCTGCAACGGTTTGTGGACGTGGTCAGGCCAAACGCGGGGACGGCGGTGTAG
- a CDS encoding Bug family tripartite tricarboxylate transporter substrate binding protein, whose amino-acid sequence MQKTYLARFGVTLGLVAGLAAPLGAYAADTYPDKPIRIVVPYAAGGGVDIVTRLITQKMSEELKQPVIVDNRPGAATNIGMEHVARAEPDGYTLLTASNTLASNAALFPKLNFNPAKDFAPIGAIGFAPLVVVVRSDASAKTLKDLVAQGRANPDKLTYGSAGNGSSGHLGSELLKSEGGFKALHIPYKGGSPAVTDLLGGRLSFMSINPLEVASHVKAGKLRALAVLNPHPAKLLPDVPTAASQGLSGADATVWWGLVGPAGMPEPVVNRLNKALQAALADPAFQQRMSEIGAEVTPGSAADFGRFVADESVKWTKVIRAAGISAD is encoded by the coding sequence ATGCAGAAGACTTACCTCGCCCGTTTTGGCGTAACGCTGGGTTTGGTTGCCGGGCTGGCGGCGCCATTGGGCGCGTATGCCGCCGACACCTATCCCGACAAGCCGATACGCATCGTGGTGCCGTATGCGGCGGGCGGAGGCGTGGACATCGTGACGCGGCTGATCACGCAGAAAATGTCCGAAGAACTCAAGCAGCCGGTCATCGTGGACAACCGCCCCGGGGCCGCCACCAACATCGGCATGGAACACGTGGCGCGCGCCGAGCCGGACGGCTACACCTTGCTGACTGCGTCGAACACGCTGGCCAGCAATGCCGCCCTGTTCCCGAAACTGAACTTCAATCCCGCCAAGGACTTCGCCCCCATCGGCGCCATCGGCTTCGCGCCGTTGGTCGTGGTGGTGCGCAGCGACGCCAGCGCCAAGACCTTGAAGGACCTGGTGGCGCAAGGCCGCGCCAATCCCGACAAGCTGACCTATGGCTCGGCGGGCAACGGCAGCTCGGGCCACCTGGGTAGCGAACTGCTCAAGTCAGAGGGCGGCTTCAAGGCGCTGCACATTCCGTACAAGGGCGGCTCGCCCGCCGTCACCGACCTGTTGGGCGGCCGGCTGTCCTTCATGTCGATCAATCCGCTGGAAGTGGCCTCGCACGTCAAGGCCGGCAAGCTGCGCGCCCTGGCCGTGCTGAACCCGCATCCGGCCAAACTGCTGCCGGATGTGCCCACCGCCGCATCGCAAGGCCTGTCGGGCGCGGATGCCACCGTGTGGTGGGGCTTGGTCGGCCCGGCCGGCATGCCCGAGCCCGTGGTGAACCGTTTGAACAAGGCATTGCAGGCCGCGTTGGCCGACCCGGCCTTCCAGCAACGCATGAGCGAAATCGGCGCCGAAGTCACGCCGGGCAGCGCCGCGGACTTTGGCCGCTTCGTGGCCGATGAATCGGTGAAGTGGACCAAGGTGATCCGCGCAGCCGGCATCAGCGCGGACTGA
- a CDS encoding PIG-L deacetylase family protein — MSSTTQNGLIVSAHSADFVWRAGGAIALYAQRGFNMTVVCLSFGERGESAKLWREPGMTLEKVKAARCEEATRAASILGASVRFLDCGDYPLRVSDDALFQLADIYRELRPAFVLTHSLKDPYNFDHPLATHVAQEARIIAQAHGHQPGQPVLGAPPVFLFEPHQPEQCEWKPEVLLDISSVWDVKRRAFETMAAQEHLWEYYTRVALQRGVQASRNSDLKITHAEGYQRIFPQVTGAFA; from the coding sequence ATGAGCAGCACAACTCAAAACGGCCTGATCGTCAGCGCCCATTCGGCGGACTTCGTCTGGCGCGCGGGCGGCGCCATTGCGCTGTATGCGCAGCGCGGCTTCAACATGACCGTGGTGTGCCTGTCGTTTGGCGAACGCGGCGAATCGGCCAAGCTCTGGCGCGAGCCAGGCATGACGCTGGAAAAGGTCAAGGCGGCGCGGTGCGAAGAAGCCACGCGCGCCGCCTCGATACTGGGCGCGTCGGTGCGCTTTCTGGATTGCGGCGATTACCCGCTGCGCGTCAGCGACGACGCCTTGTTCCAGTTGGCCGACATCTATCGTGAACTGCGGCCGGCCTTCGTGCTGACGCATTCGCTGAAAGACCCCTACAACTTCGACCACCCGCTGGCGACCCATGTGGCGCAGGAAGCGCGCATCATCGCCCAGGCGCACGGGCATCAACCGGGCCAGCCCGTGCTGGGTGCGCCGCCCGTGTTTCTGTTCGAGCCGCATCAGCCCGAGCAATGCGAGTGGAAGCCCGAGGTGCTGCTGGACATTTCATCGGTGTGGGACGTAAAGCGCCGCGCGTTTGAGACCATGGCCGCGCAGGAACACTTATGGGAGTACTACACCCGCGTGGCCTTGCAGCGCGGCGTGCAGGCATCGCGCAATTCAGACCTGAAGATCACGCATGCCGAGGGCTATCAGCGGATATTCCCGCAAGTGACGGGAGCCTTCGCATGA
- a CDS encoding 4-carboxy-4-hydroxy-2-oxoadipate aldolase/oxaloacetate decarboxylase produces the protein MSARAIAVRNIARAEPAVIDRLQAAGVSTVHEAQGRSGLLQPYLRPVWRGAAIAGSAVTVLAQPGDNWMLHVAVELCQPGDVLVVACTTENHDGMFGELLATSCAARGVRGLVIDAGCRDVMALEAMRFPVWSRAVSAKGTVKATPGSVNVPVVCAGALVRPGDIIVADQDGVVVVERQRAASVADASEARLKKEDATRARLAAGELGLDIYGMRDKLRAAGLVYVDGPDQVE, from the coding sequence ATGAGCGCGCGCGCCATCGCCGTTCGGAACATTGCCCGCGCCGAGCCCGCCGTGATCGATCGCCTGCAAGCGGCCGGCGTGTCCACCGTGCATGAAGCTCAGGGCCGTTCGGGTTTGTTGCAGCCTTATCTGCGTCCCGTCTGGCGCGGCGCGGCGATTGCGGGCAGCGCCGTCACCGTGTTGGCCCAGCCCGGTGATAACTGGATGCTGCACGTGGCGGTGGAGCTGTGCCAACCCGGCGACGTGCTGGTCGTGGCCTGCACCACCGAGAATCACGACGGCATGTTTGGCGAACTGCTGGCCACGTCCTGCGCCGCGCGCGGCGTGCGCGGGCTGGTCATCGATGCCGGCTGCCGCGACGTGATGGCCTTGGAAGCCATGCGCTTTCCGGTCTGGTCGCGCGCGGTCTCCGCCAAGGGCACCGTGAAGGCCACGCCGGGCAGCGTCAACGTGCCGGTGGTGTGCGCCGGCGCGCTGGTGCGGCCGGGCGACATCATCGTGGCGGATCAAGATGGCGTGGTGGTGGTGGAACGCCAGCGCGCCGCGTCAGTGGCGGATGCCAGCGAGGCGCGGCTGAAGAAAGAAGACGCCACGCGCGCCAGGCTGGCCGCGGGTGAGCTGGGCCTGGACATCTACGGCATGCGCGACAAGCTGCGCGCGGCGGGGCTGGTGTATGTGGATGGGCCGGATCAGGTCGAATAG